The Streptococcus oralis DNA window AACGTTCTCCACGGCTTGTTTGTTCAATAACTACAGGAATCATTCATTTCTCCTTTTATGTTGAATTTTCTTAGTCTTACGACTCAATACAGAACTATTATATCTTTTTGGTCAAAAAAGGTCAAATTTTTGCTCTATTCTCTAAACAGAAACAAAAACTCAACCTCCTTTCAAGTCAAAAACGAACTTCTAGTTTCAATATTTACTTTGGGATTTTATTTAGTACCGAACAAGCGGTCTCCAGCATCTCCAAGACCTGGAACGATATAACCGTGTTCGTTCAAGCGTTCATCCAAGGCTGCTGTAAAAATCTCTACATCTGGGTGTGCTTCTTGAAGAGCTTTCACTCCTTCCGGAGCAGATACTAGGCAGACAAACTTGATATTTGAAGCGCCACGTTTTTTAAGCGAATCTACAGCCAAGATTGCTGAGCCACCTGTTGCCAACATTGGATCAACGACAAAGATTTGACGTTGGTCAATATCCTCAGGCAATTTCACCAAGTATTCAACTGGTTGAAGGGTTTCTTCATCACGATACATACCGATATGACCAACTTTAGCTGCTGGAACCAAGCTCAAGAGGCCATCTACCATGCCGATACCTGCACGCAAGATTGGGACAATCGCCAATTTTTTACCAGCCAATTGTTTTTGAACGGTCTTTGTGATAGGTGTTTCGATTTCCACATCTTCAAGTGGAAGATCACGAAGTACTTCATATCCCATCAACATTGCAATCTCATCTACTAGTTCACGAAAAGCTTTTGTAGAAGTATCTGTACGTCGCAAGATTGACAATTTGTGTTGAATGAGTGGATGATTAATGACTTCAATTTTTCCCATTTTCTGAGTTCCTTCTTTCAATTTATTCTTCTTATTATATCAAAAAACGGTTTAAAAAGCTTTCTAAACCATTTATTTTTATTAATTTTTAAATCAAATCTGCCTCTTGAAGAGCTGTCTGAACAGTCTCTAATGGTAAATGGGTTAACTCGGTGCCTTTTTCTTGATAAAGGTACTGGGCATAGTCATCCATTCGGTACTGGTTGATATAAACCACGCGCTTACAACCAACTTGTAGCAGTTGTTTGGTGCAGTTCAGACAAGGGAAATGGGTCACATAGGCTGTAAATCCTCTGGGAACCCCTCGCTCAGCCCCTTGGAGAATAGCATTAACCTCGGCGTGAAGGGTTCGAACACAGTGACCTTCAATGACCAGACATTCGTGGTCAATACAGTGCTCCGTTCCTGATACGGAACCATTATAGCCAGTTGAAATGACTTTATTGTCCTTAACGAGGACAGCTCCCACTTTGGCACGTTTGCAGGTCGAACGATTGGCAATCAGTAAAGCCTGGGCTGCAAAGTACTCATCCCAAGCCAGTCTTTTTTCTGTCATAATTCTTCTCCTTATCCCCTATTTTTTGAAAAATGGCAAGCGTAAATCTGCAATCTTTTCAGCTGGAACCTTCATGCCATCCTTGATCCATTTGAGCAGAACCGATACGATGGCAGAACTCCAAAAGGAATGAAGGTAGCTGCTGACACCTTTTGATTTTCCGTGATATTTTTCTAGAAATTCCTGCATGGCTTGGACAAAAATCTTTTCCAAATGGTAGTCCAGAGCAAGTTGAATAACCTTGGCTTCTTTCTTGGCTGCGCGGAAAAGGTGTACCCAGACTAGATAAAGATCGGTTTTGACATCGTAATGGCTCAACTGTTCCATAATGTTATGGACACTGCGTTTAAAGACGCTTTCCAAAATCTCTTCTTTGGAGTCATAGTTACGATAGAAGGCGGCACGAGAGACGCCAGCCCGTTTGACCAGCTCCGAAATGCTGATCTTGGCCAAATCTTTTTTCTCTAGAAGTTGCAAAAGAGCCGTCTCGATTGCTTCTCTGGTTAAAAAATTGGATTCTTGATTTGATTTTCTGAGATTTTCAAGAGATTTTTCAGATATTTTACGTTCAGACATAACAATTTCTTTCTACTTGTGACAACAGAGAGGTGGTACTTTTGTTTCAAGGGCTTTCATGATATAATTGTAAAAAAAGACAGAACCTTTGTCAATGTATAAGTGACAAAGATGGAGAATTTCTATGACTTGGAAGATTGTAGCTGACTCTGGTTGTGATTATCGTCAACTGGCAACTCCTGCTATTGATACGGAATTTGTTAGTGTTCCTTTAACCATTCAAGTAGCTGATCAGGTCTTTATCGATGATGCCAATCTCGACATTAACCACATGATGGAAACCATGTATGCGACTTCTGAGGCTTCAAAATCAGCTTGTCCTAGCCCTGATGATTACTTGCGTGCATTTGAAGGTGCTAAGCATATCTTTGTCGTTACTATCACTGGTACTCTTTCAGGTAGCCATAATAGTGCACAGCTCGCTAAGAATATCTATCTGGAAGAACATCCTGACGCTCAGATTCATGTGATTGATACATTGTCTGCAGGTGGTGAGGTTGACTTGATTGTCGAGAAAATCAATAGTTTGATTGATCAAGGACTTTCTTATGAGGAAATTGTTGAAGCTATTACAGCCTACCAAGAAAAAACGAAGTTGCTCTTTGTTCTTGCTAAGGTTGATAACTTGGTAAAAAATGGCCGTTTGAGTAAGCTTATCGGTACAGTCGTTGGCCTCCTCAACATCCGTATGGTTGGGGAAGCAAGTGAAACTGGAACCTTAGAACTGCTCCAAAAAGCGCGTGGACCAAAAAAATCCCTTCAAGCAGCCTATGAAGAACTCATCAAGGCTGGCTATGCTGGTGGCCGTATCGTCATGGCTCATCGCAGCAATGAAAAATTCTGTCAGCAATTGTCAGAACGCTTGCTGGAAACCTTCCCACAAGCCAATATCAAAATCATCCCGACGTCTGGTCTCTGCAGTTTCTATGCAGAAGATGGCGGTTTGTTGATGGGATATGAAATTAACTAAGATTATGAGCAACAAGAGATGCAAAGCATCTCTTGTTTTTTGTGGTACAATAGAGCTATGAAACATTTTGATACTATTGTCATTGGTGGAGGACCTGCAGGTATGATGGCTACGATTTCTAGTAGCTTTTATGGTCAGAAAACCCTTCTCATCGAAAAAAATCGCAAACTCGGAAAAAAATTAGCTGGTACCGGTGGTGGTCGTTGCAATGTAACTAACAACGGAAGCTTAGATGACCTTCTAGCTGGAATTCCTGGAAATGGACGCTTTCTGTACAGTGTCTTCTCTCAGTTTGATAACCACGATATCATCAATTTTTTTACGGAGAATGGTGTTAAACTTAAGGTCGAGGACCACGGTCGCGTCTTTCCTGCTAGTGACAAGTCTCGGACCATTATCGAGGCGTTAGAAAAGAAAATCACTGAACTCGGTGGTCAACTTGCTACTCAAACAGAAATTGTTTCGGTTAAAAAGATAGACGACCAGTTCGTCCTCAAGTCCGCAGACCAAAGCTTCACTTGTGATAAACTCATTGTCACAACAGGTGGTAAGTCTTATCCTTCGACTGGTTCTACTGGTTTTGGGCATGAGATTGCCCGTCATTTTAAACATACCATTACTGAGCTTGAGGCCGCTGAAAGTCCTTTGTTGACTGATTTTCCACACAAAGCACTTCAGGGTATTTCACTAGACGATGTGACCTTAAGCTACGGCAAGCATGTCATCACCCACGATTTGCTCTTTACCCACTTTGGTCTATCCGGTCCTGCTGCTCTGCGTATGTCCAGCTTTGTCAAGGGTGGGGAGGTTCTCTCGCTAGATGTTTTGCCTCAACTTTCTGAGAAGGACTTGGCTGCATTTCTAGAAGAAAATCGGGAAAAATCCTTGAAAAATGCTTTAAAAACTTTGCTTCCAGAACGCTTGGCAGAATTTTTGGTGCAAGGCTATCCTGAAAAAGTCAAACAACTGACTGAAAAGGAACGCGAACAACTTCTCCAGTCCATCAAGGCTCTCAAAATCCCTGTGACTGGCAAAATGTCTCTTGCCAAGTCCTTTGTTACCAAAGGCGGTGTCAGTCTCAAGGAAATCAATCCCAAAACTCTGGAAAGTAAGCTAGTCCGTGGACTCCACTTTGCTGGCGAGGTACTAGATATCAATGCCCATACGGGGGGCTTTAACATTACTTCTGCCCTCTGCACCGGCTGGGTTGCAGGATCAAACCCAATCTAAATATACATTACTAAACGGAACAATCCGCCCCAAAAGAAAGGAACTACTTTGGAACATATTATCTTGCTAAGGGGAGTGACTCCTAATGGAAAAAATGCTATCCCTAAAATGTCTTATCTAGTAGATATCTTGACAGAAGCTGGTTTTCAACAAGTTCGAACTTATATTCAAAGTGGAAATATTATTCTTGAAAGTAACTTAGCTCTCGAAGAAATACGAGAACAGGTTCATACTCTAATAAAGGAGAAGATTGGAGCCGATCTCAAAATAATCATTAAGAATAAGGATATTTTTAAAAACATTGTCCAAGAAAATCCGTTTGGAGAACACTATCTTTATGACCGTGTACACGTGATTTTTTATCAAGAACCTATTCAAAGTCTCCCTTTAGAAAAAATAAAAATGGATTACGGCGAAGAAGAAATTTGTGTCGGTAATCACTGTCTCTACCTCTATCTCCCTAGAACTGCAAAACAAAAAAAGCTCAATACCAACTATCTTGAAAAATTGTTTGGCGTGGTTCTGACCATGCGAAAGTTAAACGTAGTTGAAAAACTATTAACCAAATAGTACTTGAAACCAGAAAAAATCAGCAGAGGTAACTCCGCTGATTTTTATTTTATCTGTGTCCGAACGTAAGTTGCAATGACATCTGATGTGTATTGAGCTGTACCAGGTCCAAACTTGTCAATGTTTTCCTTAAACTCTGGGTTGTAGACGTAGCCTTTGCCGATATGACCGAATACCTCAATAGAGCAGTCAAATCCATAAGTACGAATAGCTTGCAATAGTTTGGCTGCTTGCTCTTGGTTTTCGGCCGCTGTTGCAGGCAGACCAGCTTGAAGGTTTTGTGCCAAGGCTTGAAAAACTTGGTTGAAGGCGGCTGTAGCCTCATCTTCTCTACCACTTTGGCGCTCGAGAGCCTGGCCCATGACTTCTTGACCATACTTCTCTACCGCTTCTTGGTGGTATTTTTGATTGTCTTGATAGCTAAATCCAGTGAATTTTTCCTCAATGGTCATTTTTCTTTCTCCTTTTTGTTCTTGAATGGTTTTTTGCAAGGTGGAAATCAAGGTATCCAGATGTTGCCTTTCTCGAGTTAGATAATCCAACTGCCTAGTCAAATGGGGCAATAAATCTGTCCTTTCTTCCTTTAACAGCTCTGCTATTTTTTCTAAAGAAAAACCTAGATATTTATAATACAGAATAACCTGAAGGCGTTCCAAATCCTCTTGACTATAGGTTCGATAGCCGTTTTCCGACTTTAAGGGAACCAAGAGTCCTATCTTATCGTAGTGGTGCAGGGTCTTGACAGAGACACCTGAAAGCTGCGCAGCTTCTTTGATATGGTACATGATTTCCTCCTTACAAGAAATAGTATAACCCCTCCCCTTAGGTCAGAGTCAAGCGTTTTTGAGAAAAATTTTTAACTTTTTGAGAAAGGTGTGAAAACTTGAAAATGGTTTTCTTGACAGACCTTTGAAAACATGATAGGATAGTCAAGTCTATCAATCAAACAGAAGGCTCATAGAGAGCCATTGAGAGAAGGCTATTTGACCACTCAAGTAGCCTTTTCTTATTTTAAAAAACGAGATTGGAGTTTCAACTATGTCAGAAAAATCGCAATGGGGCTCGAAACTAGGCTTTATCCTAGCATCTGCTGGCTCAGCCATCGGGCTTGGTGCCGTTTGGAAGTTTCCCTACATGACTGCTGCTAATGGAGGTGGAGGCTTTTTGCTAGTCTTTCTCATTTCCACTATTTTAATCGGTTTCCCGCTCCTGCTGGCTGAGTTTGCCCTTGGCCGTAGTGCTGGTGTTTCCGCTATCAAAACCTTTGGAAAACTTGGTAACAATAGCAAGTACAACTTTATCGGTTGGATTGGTGCCTTTGCCCTCTTTATCCTCCTCTCCTTTTACAGTGTTATCGGAGGATGGATTTTAGTCTATCTAGGTATTGAGTTTGGAAAATTGTTCCAACTTGGTGGAACGGGTGATTATGCTCAGTTATTTACTTCAATCATTTCAAATCCAGCCATTGCCCTTGGCGCACAAGCTGCCTTTATCTTGTTGAATATCTTTATTGTATCACGTGGGGTTCAAAAAGGGATTGAAAGAGCCTCGAAAGTCATGATGCCGCTACTCTTTATCATCTTTGTCGTCATCATCGGGCGTTCTCTCAGCTTGCCAAATGCCATGGAAGGGGTTCTCTACTTTCTCAAACCAGACTTTTCAAAACTAACTAGCGCTGGTCTCCTCTATGCTCTGGGTCAATCTTTCTTTGCCCTCTCACTAGGGGTGACAGCTATGCTGACCTATGCATCCTACTTGGACAAGAAAACCAATCTGGTCCAGTCAGGTATTTCCATCGTATCCATGAATATCTCGGTATCCATCATGGCAGGTCTAGCCATTTTCCCAGCCATGTCAGCCTTCAATATCCAGTCTGAAGGGGGACCAAGCCTGCTCTTTATCGTCTTGCCTCAACTCTTTGACAAGATGCCTTTTGGAACTATTTTCTACATTCTTTTCCTCTTGCTCTTCCTCTTTGCGACGGTTACTTCTTCTGTCGTTATGCTGGAAATCAATGTGGGCAATATCACCAACCAGGACAATCGCAAGCGTGCTAAATGGAGTGCTATTTTAGGGATCTTGACCTTTATCTTTGGTATTCCTTCAGCCCTTTCTTACGGTGTTATGGCGGATGTCCACATCTTTGGGAAGACCTTCTTTGACGCTATGGACTTCTTGGTTTCCAATCTCCTCATGCCATTTGGAGCCCTCTGCCTGTCACTTTTTACAGGCTACATCTTTAAGAAGGCTCATGCTAAGGAGGAACTCCATCTTGATGAAAGAGCATGGAAACAGGGACTTTTCCAAGTCTGGCTCTTCCTTCTTCGTTTCATCATTCCTATTATCATCATTGTGGTTTTTATCGCCCAATTTATGTAATCAAAAAGGACTTGAGTAGTAAACTCAGGCCCTTTCTTTTTTATGGATGGCTAACAATCAATTCCAAACCTTGCCCTTCCAAGGTCCAAGCTTCAACATCACTTGGTAGGATAAAGTGGCTACCTTTTTGGATTGGGTAGTTTTTCCCTTCAACAGTAAGCTGACCTTGACCAGCTAAGACACTAAACAAACTGTAGTCTGCTGTCTTTTTAAAGTCAACTTTTCCAGTGATTTCCCACTTGTAAACTGCGAAGAAGTCATTAGACACAAGGAGAGTGGAACGTAAATCATCTGCTTTGATAGTTACGGGACGGCTATTAGCAGGTTCACCAATGTTCAAGACATCGATGGATTTTTCAAGGTGAAGTTCACGCAAGTTGCCCTTGTCATCCTTACGGTCAAAGTCATAAACACGGTAGGTGGTATTGCTAGACTGCTGGGTTTCAAGAATCAAGATACCCGCCCCAATAGCGTGCATAGTTCCACTTGGTACATAGAAGAAATCTCCTGCTTTAACTGGCACTTTTGTCAACAGCGCATCCCAGTTTTTGTCCTCGATTTGCTGGCGGAGTTCTTCTTTTGATTTGGCATTATGGCCATAGATAATCTCTGAACCTTCGTCTGCTGCGATGATGTACCAGCACTCTGTTTTTCCGAGCTCGCCTTCATGTTCTAATCCATAGGCATCGTCTGGGTGAACTTGGACGCTGAGCCAGTCATTGGCATCGAGAATCTTGGTCAAGAGTGGAAACACAGGTTCTGGACGGTTACCAAACAATTCACGGTGTTCTGCATACAATGTAGCTAGGTCTGTTCCCTCGTAGCGACCATTGGCTACCTTAGATACCCCATTTGGGTGGGCTGAGATAGCCCAGTATTCTCCGATTTTTTCACTTGGGATATCGTAGCCAAACTCATCACGTAGCTTGGTTCCACCCCAGATTTTTTCTTGCATAACTGATTGTAAAAATAATGGTTCTGACATCTTATTCTCCTGTTTGTTTTTCTCACTTCATTATAGCAAAAAGCTAGATCTAATTGAACTATTTTTCACATCTTATAAAGTAGGGAGAAGATTTTATAAAAATAGTGAACAAATGCGCTCTACTTAATACTTGCACCATTGCTGACAATGACATCCTTGTACCAGTAGAAGGATTTCTTCTTGCTCCGTTTGAGACTTCCTTGACCTGCATTATCACGATCCACATAGATAAAACCATAACGCTTGTTCATTTCGCCTGTTCCAGCTGAAACCAGATCTATACAACCCCAAGTCGTATAACCAAGCAATTCAACGCCATCTTGGTAAATAGCATCTCGCATAGCCTTGATGTGGGCTTCTAGATAAGCAATCCGATAGTCATCCGCTACATAGCCATTTTCATCTGGCGTATCCATAGCGCCGAGTCCATTTTCTACGATGAACATGGGTTTTTGATAACGGTCCCAGATGGCATTGAGGGTGATACGAAGCCCCAGTGGGTCAATCTGCCAACCCCATTCAGAGGATTTCAGATAAGGATTTTTGATAGAGGCAAAGACATTTCCAGCTGTCAGATCCGTCATTTCTGGATCGCCTGAAGCCACTCGGCTCGCATAATAAGAGAAGGAAACAAAATCAACAGTGTGATTCTTTAACAAGTCCAAATCTTCTGTCGACATTTCAATCTTAATTCCCTCACGCTCCCACTGCTTCTTGGCATAGTTTGGGTATTCCCCACGCGCTTGAACATCAATGAAAAAGTAACTCTTACGGTCTTCTTCCATGGCTGCCCAGTAGTCTCTCGGATGGGCAGTGTTAGGATAATATTGCCCTGCTGCCAACATACATCCCACCTTGTTTTCTGGGTCAATTTCGTGGGCAATTTTAGTCGCCATAGCCGAGGCTACCAGCTCATGGTGAGCTGCTTGGTATTTGACTTGCTCTTGATTTTCCCCCTCTTCAAAACAGATCCCAGCTCCTAAAAAGGGGGCATGCAGAATCATATTGATTTCGTTGAAGGTGAGCCAGTACTTGACCAAGCCCTTATAACGGGTAAAGAGGGTACGACAGAGATTTGCGTAAAAGTCCAACATACGACGATTGCGCCAACCACCGTACTCCCTAATTAAGTGCATGGGGCAATCAAAATGCGTGATGGTCACCAGTGGTTCAATTCCATACTTGTGACATTCCTTAAATAAATCCTCATAAAAAGCTAGACCAGCTTCATTTGGCTCTGCCTCGTCACCCTTAGGAAAAATCCTAGTCCAAGCAATGGAAAGTCGATAGGTTTTAAATCCCATTTCTGCAAAAAGAGCGATATCTTCCTTGTAATGATGGTACATATCAATGGCTTCCTTTGCTGGGTAAAAATAGCCCTCCTCAAACGAAAACATCTTTTTCTGACCTGTAATAATGGCCTCACGGTCTGGACCAATCGGCACCACATCCACATTAGCCAGACCACGACCGTCCTGATTATAAGCACCCTCACATTGATTAGCCGCCGTTGCACCACCCCAGAGAAATCCTTCTGGAAATTGTAGTATTTTTGTCATCACTTTACCTCGATTGATTTATTACTTCTATTATACTAAAAAGGAGGCAAAAAGTTTTGAACTCTCTGGATAATGATAGCACTAAACTTACTTTTATATATACGAAAAAAAGACTGAAACCAGTCTTCTTTTTATATCAATGCAGTAATAGCCGTTATCAGGCCAAAAACAATACCTGGCGCATTAGCAGCCGCAAGGGGGATATCTCTTTCTTTCTTGAAAAGACCGTAGTAAACCCATAGACTACAGTTAATGGCTGCGACTAAGGGTTGGATGAAGTTTCCTTTTTGACCAGCCAGGTTGTTCATGATTTGTGGGAAGTAAGACACATACATCATAACGGACATGAAGGTCGCTACCCAACCCAAAATTTTCATTTGTTTTTCAGACATTTTCAAAACCTCTTTCATTTTTATGAATCATATTTTATAATCTTTTTTCAATACAATCAAGACTTTGTAGCTTTTGTTATGAAGATGTAAACTATCACAATCTTGTGATAAAAAAAAGACCGGATTGCTCCGATCTTTTTAAGTTCCGCTCTAAGAATGTTTAAATTTTTAGATAAAAAATTTGATAATAGAATTACCTACTTCATACGATAAAAATCAATCACTAAACCAGCAGGGCCTTTTACAAGCAAGGATTCTGTCCCCCAATCGGTTTCACAAGGGCCTTGTAAAATCTCGACACCAAGCTCTTTTAACCGTTGGTAGTTCTGCTCTACATCCTCAACCTCAATGTGAAGAATGATTCCTGACTGAAAGTTTTCCAAAGGAACCAAATGATTTTGTGACAACATGAGACAGTGACTGCCAATCGTGAACTGAGCAAAACTGTCATCAACATAATCGGCTTTTTTGTCAAAAATACGCTCCAAGTCAGCACAGACTTGAGGAACATCTGAAACGATGATATCTAATTGATTTAAATTCATTTACTATCCTCCAGAAAAAGACCGGATTACTCCGATCTTTTCAAGTTCGACTCTTGAAAATCAAAGAATAAAATCTACAAAGTTTACTTTTGATTTTCGACGAGAGGAATTATTTGATTGCGCGTGATTGCAATCCTTCTTCTTCCAAGAAGAGGCGGAATGGTACGAGTTCTTCTGCTTCGTATTTTTCCTTGAAGGCTTTGATTGCTTCTTCTGAGTGTTGTTTTGGATCCAATTCAAGTACTTCTACTGGAAGTGGACGATGTTGAGAGATGCGAGCATCGATCACAACAGTTTTACCTTCTTTGTTCAATTTAACAGCTTCTGCAACAACTGCATCGATATCTTCGATACGGTCAACTGTAAATCCTACAGCACCTTGCGCTTCAGCGATTTTCGCATAGTCAGCATTAGGGAAGTCACAACCAAACAAGTGTTTGTTTGTGTCTTCGTATTTGTCCTTGATGAAGGCATATTTACCATTTGAGAAGACAACGTTGATAACTGGAAGGTCGTATTGAACGTTTGTGATCACGTCTGGGTAGCACATGTTAAATGCACCGTCACCCATGATGTTCCATACTTGGCGATCAGGATTGTCTTTCTTAGCAGCGATACCACCAGGAAGGGCAATACCCATTGTCGCAAAGAGTGGAGATGTACGCCACATGTTCTTAGGTGTCATGTGAAGGTGACGAGTAGATGTTTGAGTAGTGTCACCTACGTCGATTGAGTAGATAGCGTCTTGATCAGCATGTTTGTTGATTGCATTGTAAACTTGGTACAATTGCAATTCACCCTCAGTTTTACCTTCGAGTTTGTTCATGTAATCACGCCAGTTTTGGTTGTTCTTCACGTTTGCACGCCACCATGGAGTAGATTCTACTGGGTTTACTTTGTCAAGGATTGCTTTCGCTGCTTGACCTGCATCACCAAGGATAGAAGCGTCAAGGGCATGACGTTTACCAAGTTTGTAAGGGTCGATATCGACTTGAATGAATTTTTCAGTGTTCTTGAAGGCTTCGTAAACTTCAGCAAATGGGAAGTTTGAACCAAGGAAAAGAACTGTGTCTGCTTCAAAGACAACTTCGTTGGCTGGTTTCCAACCAACACGGTAAGCAGAACCTGTCAAACCTTCGTAGTTCCATTCAAAAGCTTCAAAGTTTTTACCAGTTGTGATGATTGGTGCTTTGATTTTACGTGACAATTCAGTAATCACTTCACCAGCTTTAACACCACCGTAACCAGCGTAGATAACTGGGCGTTCAGCATTGTTCAAGATTTCAACAGCTTTGTCGATTTCAACTTCGTTCAAAGCAGGAGCGATGAATGAGCGTTCGTATGAACCTGAACCGTAGTATGAGTTTTCGTCGATTTCTTGGAAGCCGAAGTTTACTGGAATTTCAACAACAGCTGGACCTTTTTTAGAAACTGCAGCACGGCAAGCTTCGTCGATTACTTTTGGCAATTGCTCAGCGTAAGCGACACGTTTGTTGTAAACAGCGATACCGTTGTACATTGGGTTTTGGTTCAATTCTTGGAAGGCATCCATGTTGAGTTCGTTAACTGGACGTGATCCAAGGATAGCAAGGAATGGAGTGTTATCCATAGCTGCATCGTAAACACCGTTAATCAAGTGAGTCGCACCTGGACCACCTGAACCAACTGCAACCCCGATTGAGCCGCCGAATTTAGCTTGCATAACCGCTGCAAGAGCACCTGTTTCTTCGTGGCGAACTTGCAAGAAGCGGATATCTTTGTCTTCAGCCAAAGCGTCCATCAATGAGCTGAGTGTTCCTGATGGGATACCGTAGATTGTGTCTACGCCCCATGTTTTCAATACGTTAAGCATTGCTGCAGATGCAGTAATTTTCCCTTGAGTCATAATGATAACTCTCCTTCAAATATTTTTAAAACTTGATAAATCCGTTTTCATATACTAATTGGAAACGTTTCAGCAAATTTTTACTCTACTACTTTACCACATTTGTTTTGGGTCTCCTAAGAATGTGCTCAGAAGTTTTTATTCTCTATTACAGTACAGTTTGAAAACGTTTTTAATATCTGTTTTATAATAATACTCAATGAAAATCAAAGAGCAAACTAGGAAGCTAGCCACAGGTTGCTCAAAACACAGATTTGAGTTTGAAGATAAAGTTGACGTGGTTTGAATAGATTTTCGAAGAGTATAAAAAGCGAGCAAGCCCGCTTTTTAGTCT harbors:
- a CDS encoding 6-phospho-beta-glucosidase encodes the protein MTKILQFPEGFLWGGATAANQCEGAYNQDGRGLANVDVVPIGPDREAIITGQKKMFSFEEGYFYPAKEAIDMYHHYKEDIALFAEMGFKTYRLSIAWTRIFPKGDEAEPNEAGLAFYEDLFKECHKYGIEPLVTITHFDCPMHLIREYGGWRNRRMLDFYANLCRTLFTRYKGLVKYWLTFNEINMILHAPFLGAGICFEEGENQEQVKYQAAHHELVASAMATKIAHEIDPENKVGCMLAAGQYYPNTAHPRDYWAAMEEDRKSYFFIDVQARGEYPNYAKKQWEREGIKIEMSTEDLDLLKNHTVDFVSFSYYASRVASGDPEMTDLTAGNVFASIKNPYLKSSEWGWQIDPLGLRITLNAIWDRYQKPMFIVENGLGAMDTPDENGYVADDYRIAYLEAHIKAMRDAIYQDGVELLGYTTWGCIDLVSAGTGEMNKRYGFIYVDRDNAGQGSLKRSKKKSFYWYKDVIVSNGASIK
- a CDS encoding SemiSWEET family transporter encodes the protein MSEKQMKILGWVATFMSVMMYVSYFPQIMNNLAGQKGNFIQPLVAAINCSLWVYYGLFKKERDIPLAAANAPGIVFGLITAITALI
- a CDS encoding VOC family protein; this translates as MNLNQLDIIVSDVPQVCADLERIFDKKADYVDDSFAQFTIGSHCLMLSQNHLVPLENFQSGIILHIEVEDVEQNYQRLKELGVEILQGPCETDWGTESLLVKGPAGLVIDFYRMK
- the spxB gene encoding pyruvate oxidase, which codes for MTQGKITASAAMLNVLKTWGVDTIYGIPSGTLSSLMDALAEDKDIRFLQVRHEETGALAAVMQAKFGGSIGVAVGSGGPGATHLINGVYDAAMDNTPFLAILGSRPVNELNMDAFQELNQNPMYNGIAVYNKRVAYAEQLPKVIDEACRAAVSKKGPAVVEIPVNFGFQEIDENSYYGSGSYERSFIAPALNEVEIDKAVEILNNAERPVIYAGYGGVKAGEVITELSRKIKAPIITTGKNFEAFEWNYEGLTGSAYRVGWKPANEVVFEADTVLFLGSNFPFAEVYEAFKNTEKFIQVDIDPYKLGKRHALDASILGDAGQAAKAILDKVNPVESTPWWRANVKNNQNWRDYMNKLEGKTEGELQLYQVYNAINKHADQDAIYSIDVGDTTQTSTRHLHMTPKNMWRTSPLFATMGIALPGGIAAKKDNPDRQVWNIMGDGAFNMCYPDVITNVQYDLPVINVVFSNGKYAFIKDKYEDTNKHLFGCDFPNADYAKIAEAQGAVGFTVDRIEDIDAVVAEAVKLNKEGKTVVIDARISQHRPLPVEVLELDPKQHSEEAIKAFKEKYEAEELVPFRLFLEEEGLQSRAIK